Proteins from a single region of Congzhengia minquanensis:
- a CDS encoding right-handed parallel beta-helix repeat-containing protein — translation MVNKRISVLIFILGITLHMTCFATDFVKLTADNFDINDKYEKENQITANFVQEVWPEDIDSLSATVTAEFYDFGKNVNCSLALYDEKGRLVSVASETKPSPKGSISSFNLSAGRAKLADSAKLMVWDSASQKPLREAKTIEKIKNALTIYLDPEKGSDTNDGTFQSPIKTLKKAVYSLRTNQDKLGPNDDTIYFILKNGEYFMDDVFKLEPKDLLSNRYQVVFTALETQKAVLTGAVDITGFTLWDENKDIYRAEVGTDINSRQLFADGIRCVRARRDEPPAGYEYKDGVATAQESEFLDFKHIEDLEFAFENNWMHDRCMVTSVKDLGGGTIQFNMSDEVWKQLTTKNYFSSAKPTYMENAYEFIDEGGEWYLDTHEGYLYYKPRAFEDMKKTRFTMPVKEDFMKLSSVSSPIKNIDFRGLEFTQSTWMFPSTNGGLCINQNEYYRNGSNNAPMEGVIELKNTENVNFYNCKFSKLGRTALKMINGVRNCTISGNEFCDLSAGALSVGGVTDLERNPDNVSLSVKNVKVENNFIHDIAEDIKSCAAVSAGFPIDTRIGNNEIYNTGYSGIHTGWGWGTLTPSATKNFVISNNYIHKILNDEIYDGGAVYMLGHTGGSVDNLNKLTENYVEDIRKPFGALYPDEGSSYWEISNNVVDLSKQPIWYYGGGSARSRWTHIHTSSINHIYYNNNYSTTGNMQNSGTSISYQPPKIYATANWPDEALQIIDRSGIQPQFEDCFSERLEEFYDSGNISTYVGGEIRLNVTPTTSKAKFYNSAKFDSYAQIKNDGILAFRNGKIYAMEKGETEVTITAVENNLIREHTVKVIVN, via the coding sequence ATGGTAAATAAACGAATTTCAGTACTTATTTTTATTTTGGGGATAACATTACATATGACTTGCTTTGCCACAGATTTTGTGAAATTGACGGCAGATAATTTTGATATAAATGATAAATATGAAAAAGAAAACCAAATAACGGCAAATTTTGTTCAGGAGGTGTGGCCGGAAGATATCGACTCTCTTTCTGCCACTGTAACCGCTGAATTTTATGATTTCGGCAAAAACGTAAATTGCAGCCTAGCGTTGTATGATGAGAAAGGAAGGCTGGTTTCTGTTGCGTCGGAGACAAAGCCTTCGCCAAAAGGGAGCATCTCCTCATTTAACCTTTCGGCCGGCAGAGCAAAACTGGCGGATTCGGCAAAGCTTATGGTGTGGGACAGTGCCAGCCAGAAGCCGTTAAGAGAAGCAAAAACCATTGAAAAAATAAAAAATGCATTGACAATATACTTGGACCCAGAAAAGGGAAGCGACACAAACGACGGTACGTTTCAGTCTCCCATTAAGACATTGAAAAAGGCTGTGTATAGTCTTAGGACCAATCAGGATAAGTTAGGGCCTAACGACGACACAATCTACTTTATTTTAAAAAACGGCGAGTATTTTATGGACGATGTGTTTAAGCTTGAACCAAAAGACTTGTTGAGCAACAGGTACCAGGTTGTGTTTACCGCGTTGGAAACACAAAAGGCGGTTTTAACTGGCGCTGTTGATATCACAGGCTTTACACTTTGGGATGAGAACAAAGATATTTACCGCGCCGAGGTGGGAACAGATATAAACTCGCGTCAGCTTTTTGCTGACGGCATTCGCTGCGTGCGGGCAAGACGGGACGAACCTCCTGCCGGATATGAATATAAAGACGGTGTTGCGACAGCGCAGGAATCAGAGTTTTTAGATTTTAAACATATCGAAGATTTAGAATTTGCGTTTGAAAATAATTGGATGCACGACAGGTGCATGGTGACGTCCGTAAAGGATTTGGGGGGCGGAACCATTCAGTTCAACATGTCGGATGAAGTGTGGAAGCAGCTTACAACCAAAAATTATTTTAGCTCTGCGAAACCAACCTATATGGAGAACGCATATGAATTCATAGACGAGGGCGGAGAGTGGTATTTAGACACACACGAGGGTTATCTTTATTATAAACCCAGGGCTTTTGAAGATATGAAGAAAACACGGTTTACAATGCCTGTGAAAGAAGATTTTATGAAATTAAGCTCTGTATCTTCTCCAATTAAAAACATTGATTTTCGGGGGTTGGAATTTACACAGTCTACCTGGATGTTTCCAAGCACCAACGGCGGGCTTTGCATTAACCAAAACGAATATTATCGAAACGGCTCAAATAATGCTCCTATGGAAGGCGTAATCGAGCTGAAAAACACGGAAAACGTGAATTTTTATAACTGCAAATTCAGTAAACTGGGAAGAACGGCGCTGAAAATGATTAATGGTGTCCGAAACTGCACAATTTCTGGAAATGAGTTTTGTGACCTTTCTGCAGGCGCCCTTTCTGTGGGCGGCGTCACGGATTTAGAAAGAAATCCGGATAACGTAAGTTTGAGCGTAAAAAACGTAAAAGTAGAAAATAACTTTATTCATGACATTGCTGAGGACATAAAAAGCTGTGCTGCGGTGAGCGCAGGCTTTCCGATTGATACAAGAATTGGAAACAATGAAATTTACAACACAGGATACAGCGGAATTCACACCGGCTGGGGCTGGGGCACGTTAACGCCCTCGGCAACTAAAAACTTCGTCATTTCTAACAATTATATTCACAAAATATTAAACGACGAAATTTATGACGGCGGCGCAGTGTATATGCTTGGGCACACCGGCGGTTCGGTTGACAATTTAAACAAACTTACGGAAAATTATGTTGAAGATATCAGAAAACCATTTGGCGCGCTATATCCCGACGAAGGCTCGTCCTATTGGGAAATTTCCAATAATGTTGTGGATTTGTCGAAACAGCCCATATGGTATTACGGCGGAGGCTCCGCGCGGTCGCGCTGGACGCACATTCATACGTCTTCTATTAACCATATTTATTATAACAACAATTACAGCACAACGGGCAACATGCAAAACAGCGGCACAAGCATTTCTTATCAGCCGCCAAAAATTTATGCGACAGCAAACTGGCCGGACGAAGCACTGCAGATTATTGACCGGTCGGGAATACAGCCTCAGTTTGAAGATTGTTTTTCTGAGCGGCTGGAGGAATTTTACGATTCCGGAAACATTTCTACATATGTGGGGGGTGAGATTCGGCTAAACGTCACGCCAACAACGTCAAAAGCCAAGTTTTACAATTCAGCAAAATTTGACAGTTATGCGCAAATAAAAAACGACGGCATTTTGGCATTTAGAAACGGAAAAATTTATGCTATGGAAAAGGGGGAAACAGAGGTAACAATAACTGCTGTGGAAAACAATTTAATAAGAGAACATACAGTAAAAGTGATTGTAAATTGA
- a CDS encoding heavy metal translocating P-type ATPase has protein sequence MKKEKFDVLGMTCSACSSHVEKNVAGVDGVNSVSVSLLTNSMTVEYDEAVTDDSQIINAVTASGYSAKKQGASTAPGTTLEDAADERLHGMKIRLIYSFVFLIPLMYISMGEMIGLPIPGFIAGHQNAVSYSFLQFLLCLPILYVNRVYYISGFKRLFQGAPNMDSLIAIGSGAAVAYGIYVIFKIGYAMGMGDMQSVMHYHMELYFESAATILALITLGKFFEERSKGKTGAAIKALMELAPQTAIVERGGVETEIPSAEVLVGDTIIVKPGMSIPVDGVVIFGESTVDESALTGESIPVEKSVGDKVTGATINKSGYIKVEAKKVGSDTALSEIISLVEEASASKAPIAQLADKISGIFVPAVITIAVITCAVWLLSGADFEFALSCAIAVLVISCPCALGLATPVAIMVGTGRGAANGILIKSGEALQTLQGIETVVLDKTGTITEGKPSVTDMRAANRDTELLLKIAYSLEKQSEHPLSVAIADYANRFDTELMEVTEFEALHGKGVKGSVGDEMYYAGNLKLMQDVGLDTSLFAPELEAFASEGKTPILVADSKSVIGLFAVADKVKPSSQDAVRRLKDMNINVMMLTGDNQKTAAAVAGSIGITQVMAEVLPEDKESKIRAIQENGTKTAMVGDGINDAPALARADVGIAIGAGTDVAIDSADIVLVRNDLMDVASAVRLSKKVLLNIKENLFWAFIYNVIGIPIAAGVFYPLFHFKLSPMFAAAAMSLSSVCVVLNALRLRNFKPEKAQLEDKKEDKKEERSKVKMEVKIEGMSCSHCSGRVEQALNAIDGVSAKVDLEKKTAYVTSSENITEEQIKAAVEDAGYTVVSVK, from the coding sequence TTGAAAAAAGAAAAGTTTGACGTTTTGGGCATGACCTGTTCTGCGTGCAGTTCCCATGTTGAAAAAAATGTTGCAGGCGTAGATGGTGTGAACAGTGTTTCTGTCAGTCTTCTGACCAACTCTATGACAGTGGAATATGACGAAGCTGTTACAGACGACAGTCAAATCATTAACGCCGTAACTGCTTCGGGTTACTCCGCAAAAAAGCAGGGAGCAAGCACTGCACCGGGGACAACGTTGGAGGACGCTGCAGACGAACGGCTTCACGGCATGAAAATAAGATTAATTTACTCCTTTGTTTTTTTAATACCGCTGATGTATATTTCAATGGGCGAAATGATTGGACTGCCAATTCCCGGCTTCATTGCCGGTCATCAAAACGCGGTTTCCTATTCGTTTCTTCAATTTTTGCTGTGCCTACCTATCCTATATGTAAACCGGGTGTACTATATTTCGGGCTTTAAGCGACTGTTCCAAGGCGCTCCCAATATGGACAGCTTAATTGCCATTGGCTCTGGTGCGGCTGTGGCCTATGGAATTTATGTCATATTTAAAATTGGATATGCTATGGGAATGGGTGACATGCAGTCGGTAATGCACTATCACATGGAACTGTATTTTGAGTCGGCCGCTACCATCTTGGCGCTGATAACGTTGGGTAAATTTTTTGAGGAGCGCTCAAAGGGAAAGACAGGCGCTGCCATTAAGGCGTTGATGGAGCTGGCGCCCCAAACTGCAATTGTAGAGCGAGGCGGAGTGGAAACGGAAATTCCGTCTGCTGAGGTTTTGGTGGGAGACACCATAATTGTAAAGCCCGGCATGAGTATTCCGGTAGACGGCGTTGTGATTTTTGGCGAATCCACTGTTGATGAATCCGCTTTGACCGGTGAAAGTATTCCTGTTGAAAAGAGCGTGGGCGACAAAGTAACGGGCGCGACCATTAACAAAAGCGGCTACATTAAAGTTGAAGCAAAGAAAGTGGGCAGCGATACGGCCCTTTCTGAAATCATCTCTTTGGTGGAGGAAGCGTCTGCCAGCAAAGCGCCTATTGCACAGCTGGCAGACAAAATTTCCGGTATTTTTGTCCCTGCGGTGATTACAATTGCGGTAATTACCTGTGCGGTTTGGCTGCTTTCCGGTGCTGATTTTGAGTTTGCGTTGTCCTGTGCAATTGCGGTTTTGGTGATTTCCTGCCCCTGTGCGTTGGGGCTGGCAACGCCGGTGGCAATTATGGTTGGAACCGGACGCGGCGCCGCAAACGGGATTTTAATTAAGTCCGGGGAGGCCTTGCAAACACTTCAGGGAATAGAAACCGTGGTGTTGGACAAAACAGGAACCATAACGGAAGGAAAACCCTCGGTAACAGATATGCGTGCCGCAAACCGCGACACGGAGCTGCTTCTAAAAATTGCCTATTCGTTGGAAAAGCAAAGTGAACATCCTCTTTCTGTGGCCATTGCGGACTATGCTAATAGGTTTGATACAGAGCTTATGGAGGTAACCGAGTTTGAAGCCTTACACGGAAAAGGCGTAAAGGGCAGCGTCGGCGACGAAATGTATTACGCCGGAAATTTAAAGTTAATGCAGGATGTGGGGTTGGACACCAGCTTGTTTGCGCCAGAACTGGAAGCGTTTGCAAGTGAAGGGAAAACGCCCATTTTAGTTGCAGATTCTAAAAGTGTAATTGGACTATTCGCCGTGGCGGACAAGGTGAAGCCCTCAAGTCAAGATGCGGTGCGGAGATTGAAAGACATGAACATCAACGTTATGATGCTCACCGGGGACAATCAAAAAACAGCCGCCGCTGTGGCAGGCAGCATTGGTATTACACAGGTAATGGCAGAGGTTTTGCCAGAGGACAAGGAAAGCAAAATTCGCGCTATTCAGGAAAACGGTACTAAAACGGCAATGGTGGGCGACGGAATTAACGATGCGCCTGCCCTGGCAAGAGCTGATGTGGGCATTGCGATCGGCGCCGGAACAGACGTTGCAATAGACAGCGCAGACATTGTTCTGGTACGAAACGATTTAATGGATGTGGCATCTGCTGTGCGGCTGAGTAAAAAGGTGTTGCTAAACATAAAAGAAAACCTGTTTTGGGCATTTATTTATAATGTAATTGGAATTCCCATCGCCGCAGGTGTGTTTTACCCGTTGTTTCACTTTAAGCTGAGTCCGATGTTTGCCGCTGCAGCAATGAGCCTAAGCAGTGTATGCGTTGTGTTAAACGCATTGCGGCTTCGCAATTTTAAGCCGGAAAAAGCACAACTTGAAGATAAAAAAGAAGACAAAAAGGAAGAAAGGAGTAAAGTAAAAATGGAAGTAAAAATTGAAGGAATGTCCTGCTCACATTGCTCAGGCAGAGTGGAACAGGCACTGAATGCAATTGATGGTGTGAGCGCAAAGGTAGATCTGGAAAAGAAAACCGCTTATGTTACAAGCAGCGAAAACATTACGGAAGAACAAATTAAAGCGGCAGTGGAAGATGCCGGATATACTGTTGTTTCAGTAAAATAG
- a CDS encoding TetR/AcrR family transcriptional regulator, whose product MAYSKGVKLEDELTDQIVDVATKIAYTDGVAHISVKRIINELGVSNRVFYNRFKNIQDVLDIVYHRIVKQMRECINTEYDESCDYYDYLQNIGVAVLKRTYEDKLHFSQYMFEYDSYSESNRNWWIDHIKPLIQYGIDNGLLKEVNTTYISYSIWCFCRGFNADAVGTGLTLDEALDSFKLGLSCIIEGMKPDA is encoded by the coding sequence GTGGCATATTCAAAAGGCGTTAAATTGGAGGATGAACTCACCGACCAGATTGTTGACGTCGCAACCAAAATTGCATATACAGACGGTGTAGCGCACATCAGTGTAAAACGGATTATTAACGAGCTTGGCGTTTCAAACCGCGTGTTTTATAACCGGTTTAAAAACATTCAGGACGTTTTAGATATTGTTTATCACAGAATCGTAAAACAAATGCGGGAATGCATCAATACGGAGTATGATGAAAGCTGCGACTATTACGATTATCTGCAAAACATCGGTGTAGCCGTTTTAAAGCGCACCTATGAAGATAAACTTCACTTTAGTCAGTATATGTTTGAATACGATTCTTACAGCGAAAGCAACCGGAACTGGTGGATTGACCACATTAAACCCCTCATTCAATATGGAATTGATAACGGATTGCTTAAAGAAGTAAACACTACATATATCAGCTACTCCATCTGGTGTTTCTGCCGCGGGTTTAATGCAGACGCTGTAGGTACAGGCCTTACGTTAGACGAGGCATTAGACTCTTTTAAGCTGGGTCTTAGCTGTATTATTGAGGGAATGAAACCCGATGCATAA
- a CDS encoding beta-ketoacyl-ACP synthase III, whose protein sequence is MNFKITGTGSYAPTNTVSNDDLAKFLDTSDEWITQRVGVRTRRVSTGETAADFAAKAAQNALEMSGIDAKDLDLIVAASLSSDFACPTVAGTVQAKIGANCPAFDVNSACSGFLFALDTAAGFFARGTAKKALVIGAERISKILDWTDRSTAVIFGDGAGAAVLEASEDGYLASTLYTQGGDDVIRIPNTHGTSPYFKPETEDTPYIYMNGQETFKFAVNVMCRDVNIVLDKANLKIDDIKYFVPHQANMRILRFAEKKLKIAPDKIFANLEHTGNTSAASVPMALDELNRSGNLKKGDLVLLSAFGGGLSSAACILRW, encoded by the coding sequence ATGAATTTTAAAATAACCGGCACCGGAAGCTATGCCCCCACAAATACTGTATCTAATGACGATCTGGCAAAATTTTTAGATACGTCTGACGAATGGATTACCCAGCGGGTTGGCGTACGCACAAGGAGGGTGTCTACCGGAGAAACCGCTGCGGACTTTGCAGCGAAAGCCGCCCAAAACGCTTTGGAAATGAGCGGCATTGACGCAAAAGATTTAGACTTGATTGTCGCGGCTTCTCTTTCAAGTGATTTTGCCTGCCCTACGGTTGCAGGCACGGTTCAGGCGAAAATTGGCGCCAACTGTCCCGCATTCGATGTAAACTCAGCCTGCAGCGGTTTTTTGTTTGCACTGGATACAGCCGCTGGTTTTTTCGCCAGAGGAACAGCAAAAAAAGCATTGGTCATCGGTGCGGAAAGAATCAGCAAAATTTTAGACTGGACTGACAGAAGCACGGCTGTCATTTTCGGAGACGGCGCCGGCGCAGCAGTACTGGAGGCGTCGGAAGACGGATATCTTGCGTCCACGTTATATACGCAAGGCGGCGACGACGTTATCAGAATTCCGAATACGCATGGAACCTCTCCTTATTTTAAACCAGAAACAGAAGATACACCCTATATTTACATGAACGGACAGGAAACGTTTAAATTTGCAGTAAATGTCATGTGCCGAGACGTAAATATTGTTTTGGATAAGGCAAACTTAAAAATTGATGATATTAAATATTTTGTTCCCCACCAGGCAAATATGCGGATTCTCCGCTTTGCGGAAAAGAAGCTGAAAATTGCACCGGACAAAATTTTTGCAAATTTGGAACATACCGGAAATACATCAGCGGCAAGTGTCCCCATGGCTCTTGATGAATTGAACCGCAGCGGAAACTTAAAAAAAGGCGATTTAGTGTTACTGTCTGCTTTTGGCGGCGGCTTATCCAGCGCGGCCTGCATTTTAAGATGGTAA
- a CDS encoding acyl carrier protein, which yields MTKERVIELLAEHLDVDASTITEATTFEDLDIDSLDTVEIMMEMEDEFGIEIKVEDIGKTVGELIAHIDANKE from the coding sequence ATGACAAAGGAAAGAGTAATTGAATTATTGGCAGAACATTTAGACGTGGATGCATCCACCATCACAGAGGCAACAACCTTTGAGGATTTAGACATTGATTCGTTGGACACAGTTGAAATTATGATGGAAATGGAAGACGAATTTGGCATTGAAATTAAGGTAGAGGACATTGGCAAAACAGTGGGCGAATTAATTGCACACATTGACGCAAACAAGGAGTAA
- the fabK gene encoding enoyl-[acyl-carrier-protein] reductase FabK: MINSSICNLAGIKYPIFQGGMAHIADGKLAAAVSNAGGLGIISAMSRDGSYLKEQIDIARNLTDKPFGVNVMLMSPYTDEVAQLIADEKVPVVTTGAGNPSKYMELWNNAGVKVIPVVASSALAKLVERLGACAVIAEGGESGGHIGDLTTMALVPQVADAVKIPVIAAGGIADGRGIAASFMLGAAGVQVGTRFLVAKECGVHQNYKDKILKATDRSTIVTGKRLGHPVRSIKTPFSRNYAKAEYTQIPDDELENLAVGALRLAAVEGDEQKGCFLAGQIAGMVNKEQTAKEIIDEMFQEAETILNGAAKWVK; encoded by the coding sequence ATGATTAACTCAAGCATTTGTAACCTGGCGGGAATAAAATATCCTATTTTTCAGGGCGGTATGGCGCACATAGCCGATGGAAAGCTGGCGGCGGCGGTTTCAAACGCCGGCGGGCTGGGTATTATTTCTGCCATGAGCCGCGACGGCTCCTATCTAAAAGAACAAATTGACATTGCGCGCAACTTAACCGATAAGCCCTTCGGTGTAAACGTTATGCTAATGAGTCCCTATACCGATGAGGTGGCGCAATTAATTGCGGATGAAAAAGTTCCCGTTGTTACAACGGGCGCTGGCAATCCATCAAAATATATGGAGCTGTGGAACAATGCCGGTGTGAAGGTCATTCCCGTTGTTGCGTCTTCGGCTCTGGCAAAACTTGTTGAGCGCCTAGGAGCCTGCGCAGTAATTGCTGAGGGCGGCGAGTCCGGCGGGCACATTGGCGACCTTACCACTATGGCGCTGGTACCGCAGGTCGCAGACGCTGTTAAAATTCCGGTCATTGCGGCCGGCGGCATTGCAGACGGGCGCGGCATTGCAGCATCGTTTATGCTTGGCGCGGCAGGCGTTCAGGTTGGAACCAGATTTTTGGTTGCTAAAGAATGCGGCGTGCATCAAAATTATAAAGATAAAATTTTAAAAGCCACCGACAGGTCCACAATCGTGACCGGCAAACGGCTTGGCCATCCGGTCCGCAGCATTAAAACCCCTTTTTCTAGGAACTATGCAAAGGCGGAATACACACAAATTCCGGATGACGAACTTGAAAACCTTGCTGTGGGTGCTCTGCGGCTGGCTGCAGTTGAGGGCGACGAGCAAAAAGGCTGCTTTTTAGCCGGACAAATCGCCGGAATGGTAAACAAAGAACAAACCGCGAAAGAAATTATTGATGAAATGTTTCAGGAGGCGGAAACTATATTGAACGGAGCGGCAAAATGGGTAAAATAG
- the fabD gene encoding ACP S-malonyltransferase, which produces MGKIAFVFSGQGAQAPGMGKSLYETSAKVKELYDAAEALRPGTMEQSFHGTPEELKETKNTQPCLYLVDLGAALALNENSIFADCVAGFSLGEIAALAYAGAYTYGDGFKIVTKRGAYMQSAAEEHKTSMAAVLKTDSATVESVCAEFEHVYPVNYNSPVQTVVAGDKAELAKFKEKMSEHPCRIMDLAVSAAFHSPYMASASEDFNKELTKFSIQTPSMPVYANLTALPYSDDVAATLALQMKSPVKWEQTIKNMIDDGVTTFIETGIGKTLCGLIKKISSDVQVYNVTDKETLDAVVKAVKEHA; this is translated from the coding sequence ATGGGTAAAATAGCGTTTGTATTTTCAGGACAGGGCGCACAAGCCCCCGGAATGGGAAAATCTTTATATGAAACCAGCGCAAAGGTAAAAGAGCTTTATGATGCGGCCGAAGCCCTGCGCCCGGGCACTATGGAACAGTCTTTTCATGGTACCCCCGAGGAGCTTAAGGAAACAAAAAATACGCAGCCCTGCCTGTATCTTGTTGATTTAGGTGCGGCTCTGGCGTTAAATGAAAACAGTATTTTTGCCGATTGCGTGGCAGGCTTTTCCCTTGGCGAAATTGCAGCCTTGGCATATGCCGGCGCATATACATACGGCGACGGGTTTAAAATTGTAACGAAAAGGGGCGCATATATGCAGTCTGCCGCAGAGGAACATAAAACCTCTATGGCCGCAGTTTTAAAGACAGACAGCGCCACGGTAGAAAGTGTTTGTGCAGAGTTTGAACATGTTTATCCTGTAAACTATAACTCCCCCGTTCAGACGGTTGTTGCAGGAGATAAAGCCGAACTTGCAAAATTTAAAGAAAAAATGTCAGAGCATCCCTGCCGAATTATGGACCTGGCGGTAAGCGCGGCGTTTCACTCGCCCTATATGGCGTCTGCTTCGGAAGATTTTAACAAAGAGCTGACAAAGTTCAGCATTCAGACACCATCTATGCCTGTATATGCAAACCTTACGGCACTTCCCTACTCTGACGATGTGGCGGCAACCCTTGCTCTTCAAATGAAAAGCCCCGTAAAATGGGAGCAGACCATTAAAAATATGATAGACGACGGCGTGACCACGTTTATTGAAACGGGAATTGGCAAAACCCTTTGCGGGCTGATTAAGAAAATATCCAGCGACGTGCAGGTTTACAACGTCACAGACAAGGAAACGCTGGACGCCGTGGTTAAGGCGGTGAAAGAACATGCTTAA
- the fabG gene encoding 3-oxoacyl-[acyl-carrier-protein] reductase → MLNGKTAVITGASRGIGAAIARKLAECGANIAVIYNGNKEKAIAIVAEAETKGVKAMAYQCNVANFEECSAAIKKITEDFGKFEILINNAGINKDMLMLQMKEADFDDVLDINLKGAFNMIKHSYRQFMKQRYGKIVNITSVAGIMGNAGQTNYAASKAGMIGLTKSVAKELAGRNVCCNAIAPGFVETDMTEAFLNRPEITDTIPLKRMGRPEEIASLAAFLADNVSDYITGEVIRIDGGLAM, encoded by the coding sequence ATGCTTAACGGAAAGACGGCAGTTATTACAGGCGCTTCCCGCGGGATTGGCGCAGCAATCGCACGAAAGCTTGCCGAATGCGGTGCAAACATTGCGGTAATTTATAACGGAAACAAAGAAAAAGCAATCGCGATTGTGGCCGAGGCTGAAACGAAAGGCGTTAAGGCCATGGCATATCAGTGCAATGTGGCAAACTTTGAGGAATGCAGTGCTGCCATCAAAAAAATAACCGAAGATTTTGGAAAATTTGAAATTCTAATTAACAATGCAGGAATTAATAAGGATATGCTGATGCTTCAGATGAAAGAGGCCGATTTCGACGATGTTTTAGACATCAATTTAAAAGGCGCCTTTAACATGATTAAGCACAGCTACCGCCAGTTTATGAAACAGCGGTATGGCAAGATTGTAAATATCACCTCTGTTGCAGGAATTATGGGCAACGCAGGACAGACAAACTATGCGGCGTCTAAGGCCGGTATGATTGGCCTGACCAAATCCGTGGCAAAGGAGCTTGCGGGCAGAAATGTGTGCTGCAATGCTATTGCTCCGGGCTTTGTGGAAACCGATATGACAGAGGCGTTTTTAAACCGCCCGGAAATCACAGACACGATTCCGCTAAAGCGCATGGGCAGACCAGAGGAGATTGCAAGCCTTGCAGCGTTTCTTGCAGATAATGTGTCAGATTATATTACAGGTGAAGTGATCCGGATTGACGGCGGACTTGCCATGTAA
- the fabF gene encoding beta-ketoacyl-ACP synthase II: MKRVVVTGLGVISPVGNDVDTFWNSIVSGKNGIDTITHFDPSEFKTKLAAEVKEFDPLLYVDKAEVRKTDLFTLYALGAASQAVSDSGIENQVSPERLGVYFGSGIGGFNTFTQEHCNMLDKGPRRVSPHFVPKMISNIAAGNVAIRFNAQGPCLSITTACATGSSCIGEAYRAIRGGYADAIITGGAEASITPLAVAGFINCMALTNSEDKDSASIPFDKRRSGFVMGEGAGALILEEYEHAKARGAKIYAEITGYGSTCDAYHVTAPNPEAVASARAIADAWAETGLDTDKIYINAHGTSTPLNDKTETMAIKKALGDKAYRAHISSTKSMTGHMLGAAGAVEAIASVLALTSGIIPPTIGYQEPDEECDLDYTPNKAVKADIDVALSTSLGFGGHNACLAFKKVGAQ, encoded by the coding sequence ATGAAACGAGTAGTAGTTACCGGTCTGGGTGTAATCTCCCCGGTTGGAAATGATGTTGATACGTTTTGGAACTCCATTGTTTCGGGGAAAAACGGAATTGATACCATCACTCATTTTGACCCATCAGAATTTAAAACAAAGCTTGCGGCGGAGGTAAAAGAGTTTGATCCGCTGCTCTATGTGGATAAAGCAGAAGTTAGAAAAACCGATCTGTTCACACTGTATGCGCTGGGCGCCGCCTCTCAGGCTGTTTCCGACAGCGGCATTGAAAACCAGGTATCTCCCGAGCGCTTGGGCGTTTATTTTGGTTCGGGCATCGGCGGTTTTAACACGTTTACCCAAGAGCACTGCAACATGCTTGATAAGGGGCCGCGCCGTGTTTCCCCCCACTTTGTTCCGAAAATGATTTCTAACATTGCGGCAGGAAATGTAGCAATCCGCTTTAATGCCCAGGGCCCGTGTCTCAGCATTACAACAGCATGTGCAACAGGTTCAAGCTGTATCGGCGAGGCCTACCGTGCAATCCGCGGCGGATATGCAGACGCCATTATAACCGGCGGTGCCGAAGCGTCGATTACACCGCTGGCTGTTGCAGGATTTATTAACTGCATGGCCTTAACAAACAGCGAAGATAAAGACAGCGCATCTATCCCCTTTGACAAACGCAGAAGCGGTTTTGTTATGGGTGAGGGCGCAGGCGCTTTGATTTTGGAAGAATATGAACATGCAAAAGCGCGCGGCGCAAAAATATATGCGGAAATCACCGGATATGGCAGCACCTGCGATGCATATCACGTTACAGCCCCCAACCCGGAAGCGGTTGCCAGCGCAAGGGCAATTGCCGATGCATGGGCAGAAACAGGGCTGGATACTGACAAAATTTATATTAACGCCCACGGCACTAGCACCCCGTTAAACGATAAAACGGAAACTATGGCAATTAAAAAGGCACTGGGGGACAAGGCTTATAGAGCGCACATCAGCTCCACAAAATCCATGACGGGACACATGCTGGGCGCTGCCGGCGCTGTAGAGGCAATTGCTTCGGTGCTCGCCTTAACTTCCGGCATTATCCCCCCCACCATCGGCTATCAAGAGCCTGATGAGGAGTGCGACTTAGACTATACCCCCAACAAGGCGGTGAAAGCGGATATTGATGTCGCCCTTTCAACCTCGTTAGGATTTGGCGGGCACAACGCCTGCCTCGCTTTCAAGAAAGTTGGCGCACAATGA